Genomic DNA from Gossypium hirsutum isolate 1008001.06 chromosome A01, Gossypium_hirsutum_v2.1, whole genome shotgun sequence:
attagaaTAGTTGAGGATACTGCTGACTCATCGAGTCCTAAGGTTCCCACATGGCCTCCTCAGTGTTATGATTCTGCCATAGCACCTTCACTAAAGGAATGAATTTTTTCCGCAGATCCTTAACATTGCAATCCATAATTTGAACcgactcctcctcaaaagtcaagttcagcctaacctcaatctcctcaaccgaGACAACATGGGAAGGATCAGAATGGTACCACCTTAACGTCGAGATGTGAAATACATCTTGAAAACGGTCTAGCTCAGggggtagctccaactgataagcaactAGTCCCACACGCTTCAAAACCCAGTATAGTCCAATAAACCTATAACTCAGCTTACTCTTCTGACCGaacctcaaaactttcttccacggagagacCTTAATAAACACAAAGTCCCTCACAGAGTACTCGATCTCATGTCTctttagatctgcataagacttttgtctatcagaagCCGCTTTCAAATGATCCCGAATCAGTCGAACCTTTTTCTCAATTTCAGAAACGAACTTAGGACCCAAaactcgtcgttcacccaactcagtccaacataacggagtatgacacttacgaccatacagagcctcgtaaggtgccatctggattctagattggaaactgttattgtaggcgaactcagctaacagtagataatcctcccaactaccttggaaatcCATCAAACAACTctgaagcatatcctccagtatttgaatcaccctctcagattgaccatcggtctaaggATAAAACGCAGTATTAAAGTCCAATCTTGACCCAGAGCCTtatgtaacttcttctagaaccgaTATGTAAAACGAGGATCTCTGTTAGAAATAATTGACACTGGAACCTTGTACAGTCTAACTATCTTGGAGATGTACAGTTTCACCAACTTCTAAAGAGAAAAGTCCATCCGAACTGGAATGAAATGAGTAGACTTGGTCAATTGATCTACAATGACCCAAacaaaatctttcttagtgagtATTAAGGGCAatccactaacgaagtccatcgacactcgctcccatttccataTGGGAATCTTGACTGGTTGTAACAAACCCGAAGGTAATTGGTGTTTAGCCTTAACCTGCATACACGTCAAACATCGAGCCACAAAATTTGTAACCTCTCGCTTCAAGCCCAACTACCAGTATAACTCACGAAGATCGCGATACATCTTAATaccgccaggatgcatagcagaagggctactatgcgcctcccttAGAATAGGCTGCCTCAAATTAAAATCATTTGGCATAGAAATCCATCTTCGAAAACATAACATACCATCACTGTTTAACCCAAAATCAGCAATAGTACCACTCCCAATCTGACGGAACCGTAAACCCAGAGTCTCATCCCTTAACTGTCTATCTCGAATCTGCTCAATCCAAGTCAGattaacttgcaactcggctaGTAAACTCCCATTATCAAACAGACTAAGGCAAacaaacatcaccctcaaatcagACATCGCTCTATGACTTAGAGCAttggctaccacattagccttactaggatgatactctatcgtgcagtTATAGTCTTTAAGCAGCTTAATCCATTAacgctgtctaagattcaactccttttgagtaaggaggtatttgaggcttttgtgatcggtatagatgatacatctctcaccatacagataattctcttcatgtgtcttaagctgacagGACGCATAAGCCATAACCTTACCCTTCTGCATCAAAACGCAACCCAAGCAGAAatgcgacgcatcactgtataccacaaaCTACTTACCAAATTTAGGCTGTATTAGAATAGGAGCCTGAGTCAGAACAAGCTTGAGTTTCTCAAAAATTTCTTCCTGTGTATCAATCCAGACAAAAGGGACACCCTTCCTTAGAAGTTTAGAAAGAGGagctgaattaaaaaaaaaacccttccaCAAAATgctgataataacctgccaaaCCCAAAAAAACTGTGAATCTCAGACACATTCTTGGGCTGTTTCCAATCTAGCACAGCCTCGATCTTCTGAGGTTCAACTCGAATCCCCTCAACAAAAACCACATTTCCTAGAAAAGTTACTTCAcacagccaaaactcacacttgcttaACTTAGCGTAAAGCTACTTCTCACGCAGAAtttgaagcactactctaagatgctcatcatgctcatcctttGTCTTAGAGTAAACCAGAATATTATCGATGAATACCACGATGAACtaatccagatagggctggaatactcgattcatcagatccatgaatgcagcTGGAGCATTCattagaccaaaaggcataactaggaactcgtagtgttcataatgagtcctaaatgcagtcttaccaacatcagcttccttaaccctcaactgatgatacccaaatcgaagatcaatcttggagaaTACAGAAGCCCctcgaaactgatcaaacaggtcgtcGATCCTCGGAAGCATATACTTATTCCTCACGGTCAACTTATTTagctgtcgataatcaatgcacatcctcaAGCTCCTACCCTTCTTCTTAATAAATAGAATTGGTACTCCCCACGGAGACACGCTAGGACGGATGAAATCTTGATCTAGAAAttcttgaagttgagccttaagctctgttAGCTCATTCGGTGCCATTCGGTAGGaagcgatggacaccggagccaTACTCGGAAGAAgttcaatcccaaactcaaccttTCAATTCGGAGATAAACCTGGTAAATCTTTAGGAAAGACATCTGGAAAATCTCTCACAGTTCTAATGTCCCCAACAGAAGAGTTCCCAGAATTAGAAACACTGATGTAAGTCAAGtacgcctcacacccttttcaaattaatttctcaGCCACAAGTGcggagatcacattagataagtagTCTCTATGCTCGTCAATCACAACCACCTCCTTATCGTCCTCAGTCCTCAAAAAGACTCTCTTAGTTACGTAGGCCAAACTAGCCCAGTGCCtgaccaaccaatccatacccagaattaaatCGAACTCCCCAAACAGAAGCTCCATCAGGTCTGCCAGAAAAACAGTACCTTGCACCTCTAATGGAACATCCTTAAAAAGTTTACTAACTCAGACAGATTGCCCCAACGGGCTTAGTATAATAACTTCACTAGTAGTGCTCTCCACGGTAACCCCAAGATTTCTGATACAGTACTAGCTATGTATAAGTGTGTGGAACCTATATCTATCAGAGCAATATAAGGTACACCAGAAATTAAAAACGTACAGGTGATGACATCTAGAGCATCTCTGTCCTCTCGGTGTCAAGCAGCATAAACAAGTGCAGGCTGCCTCGCCTCTGTCTAactagcacctctgcccggtacTCTCTATCCACTACTAAATCCCTTACTACCCTTAGCCACTCCATgacccctaggtggctgctgaactaccctctGAGGCTGCGTAGAACCCAATGCTGACGCTTGCATTTGATTTGACTGCCGTAGACACTCTCTGATACGATATTCCAATGAATTACACCTCAAGCAAGCCCctatcctcctccaacactcactTGGTTGGTGCCTACTACAGTTATTACACGGCTAAATCCTGGTAGGGGCAACAGGAATCCCCACTCTAACTGACCCATCAAATCTGCCCTTTTTCTTCAGCCTCTGCACAGAACTTGAGGGCCCTGAATCCTTCTTGTTCTTACCCCTCTCTCTATCCCTATTCTGGCAGTCCACGTGCTTAACATCCTCAGCAATCTTTGCCTTTTTTACAATACCGCAAACTCACGTTCCCTCTGTAGAGTAATctataacaccccatacccgtatcctacGCCTGGatggaatacgaggcattacctaacttaaactcgtgCTTACGACCAATTTCGAGTGTCCAagacttggacaaatttaaaaatttcacaagCTTACCAACAAGTCCTtcatatgggcctacgaggcccaaaacacacataaAAAATCATTCGCAACCAACTCGGGTTTTTTAGTCAACTTTGGAAAAATAACACTTGACACAGGGGCACACTGCTCGTGTGGAAAGgacaacatgcccgtgtgaccaaaTCGACATGGTCGTACTGTTGGCTCTTGTgactcacatggcctaagcaatatagggacacgccATGTCCctcacccgtgtggaattaattctaaattcacacctacaggggatttcatacggcttggcacacgcccgtgtccctggcccgtgtccttcacacggccatgacaagcttgtgtcttagcccgtgtgcaaaaacctggacattctatttctgacgtcagtaattcttaagggtcacacggctaaggcatacgcccgtgtactaggtcgtgcccttcacacgactgagacacacggtcgtgtctctgcccttgtgtttactatcatgcatactgattTGCAAACTTTACGTGCCGGAAACACAAGGCTGAACagcacgcccatggggctggccgtatgtcacacacggcctagacacacgctcgtgtgcctatccgtgtggataaaataaggctatttaccaagcttcTTTGCCACCTTTACTTACATAACCTGCATAAGATCACTCTATACCAATACAATGGCACATCATATGGTCAAATcaaccacaatagacaacatttcaaTGTGCAAATTTACTCATCCACAAAAAGTAACATCTACTATACAATATCAAAAACAAGaagtctaactataccaagtgcttcggatgatagtgtgatcgtagCCTCGGACGTCCGTTGAATCCTTGAGCTATTTAAGCGccactataagaaaatgggaaaagagagggaataagcataaatcttagtaatttgcacataaataaatatacgacaataattttactattcatCAACATGTTTATCAATCAAaaataggcataagcacaacttactcatcactatccatatAAATCTCATAGCATATATCGAGCTCATATCCGGTGCTTGACCAACCAATCCGTACCCAGAATTAAATCGAACTCCTCAAACGGAAGCTCCTTCAGGTCTGCCAAAAAAACAGTACCTTGCACCTCCAATGGAACATCCCTGTAAAGTTAACTAACTTGGACAGACTGCCCCAACGGGCTTAGTATAATAACCTCACTAGTAGTGCTCTCCACGGTAACCCCAAGATTCCTGATACAGTACTAGCTACGTATGAGTGTGTAGAACCTATATCTATCAAAGCAATATAAGGTACATCAGAAATTAAGAACGTACTGGTGATGACATCTAGAGCATCTCTGTCCTCTTGGCGTCGAGCAGCATAAACAAGTGCGGGCTGCCTCGCCTCTGTCTGACTAGCACCTTTGCCCGGTACTCTCTATCCACTGCCGAatccattaccacccctagccgcTCAACGACCCTTAGGTGGCTACTGAGCTGTCCTCTGAGGCTGCGCAGAACCCAATGCTGACGCTTGCATCTGATCTGCCTACCGTGGACACTCTCTGATATGATGTTCCAATGACTTACACCTCAAGCAAGCCCCTATCCTCCTCCAACACTTGCCCGGATGGCGCCTACTACAGTCATTACACGGCTAAATCCTGGTAGGAGCAACAGGAATCCCTACTCTAACAGGCCCATCAAATCTGGCCTTTTTTTAAGCCTCTACACAGAacttgagggctctgaatcctTCTTGTTCTTACCCCTCTCTCTATCTCTGTTCTGGAGCTCCACGCGCTTAACATCCTCATCAATTTTTTCCTTTTCTATAATACCGCAAACTTACGCTCCCTCTATAGAGCAATCTGTAATACCCTATACTCGTATCCTACGCTGAGAtggaatacgaggcgttacctaacttaaacttgtGCTTACGACCAATTTCAAGTCTCCAagacttggacaaatttaaaactttctcaagcttatcaacacgtccttaatatgggcctacgaggcccaaaacacacataaAAAATCATTCGTAACCAACTCAGATTCTTtagtcaactttagaaaaatgacaCTTGACATAGGGGCACACGCTCTCGTGGGAAGGGCAATACGCCCTTGTGACCAAATTGACATAGTCGTGCTGTTGGCtcatgtgactcacatggcctaagcaatatagggacacgTCATGTCCCTCATCCGTGTGGAATTAACTctaaattcacacctacagggattttcacacggtctagcacacgcccgtgtcctagctcgtgtgcaaaaacctggacattctatttctgacgtcagcaattcTTAAGGGTCACGGCTAATGCATacatccgtgtgctaggccgtgcccttcacacggctgagacacacgaccgtgtctctgcccatgtattTACTatcatacatactgacttgcgaACTTTACATGCAGgtaacacacggcctagacacacacccgtgtgcctaccTGTGTGGATAAAATAAGGCTATTACCAAGcttctttgccacccttacttacataaCCTGCATAAGATCACTCTATACCAATACAATGGCATATCATATGGTCACATcaaccacaatagacaacatttcaaTTGTGCAAATTTACTCATCCATAAAAAGTAACATCTACTATacaatatcaaaatgaatattgatcattacccatggccttatacaaaatgaaatgATTTAACCCAACCTACACATTTGGCTAATTTCTCAAGGACACAAAACAATAAAGTCTAAGCCaaatacatgccatactcaaaaacAAGAAGTCTAACTATATCGAGTGCTTCGGATGATAGTATGATCGTAGCCTCTAACGTCAATCCTCGAGCTATTTAAGCttcactataagaaaatgggaaaagagagggagtaagcataaagcttaataagttgcacataaataaatatacgacaacaatttcaccattcatcatcatgcttatcATACAAAAATAGGCATaaacataacttattcatcactATCCATATAAATCTCATAGCATATATCGAGCTTATATCTCATGCATGTCAAATAAGTACCAGTACCACTTACAACATAGTTATACCTTACTCGTTAGCTTAAACTACATCTCTCACCGTTAAACCATTCGAAACTTTACCAGATATTTGacaagcctcaaacatagggtaggGTGCCGATGCacatatcccaaacatggtcttacactgactatcatatcgtagccgatgcatgttccagacatgtcttacactgacttacaTCTCGAGGCAGATGCATGTCttggacatgtcttacactagcaccggtctcaataccgatgccatgtaccagacatggtcttacacaggctctcataatgtggccgatgcatgtcccagacatgttttacactagcctacaataacccatatgtcatggcatggatatccaatttatttcctaggttcaaacgggaactctactatctctattatcatcatactttctcaattccacaatcaagcaattcatgctatattaattcaaatacaaatcAATACACAcattagcaatgtagttgtattatttacatacaacttacctcggattacaaaatgtggcgactagtcgatttgtcgatttgcttggctttccctcgatctaggtttggatttggtatttcttgatctataatagcaaaatgtatTTGTTTAGATCGAAAATTCACAActtcggtaaaatgaccattttggcTCTAGactcaaaaatcgatttttatcgaatttcttcatatcttaaacCTATCCGAACTCCTTTTTCTCTTATAGTAACCCCAAATTCCCGCTATTTCACACATGtgtcatctattttacaacttatgcaaaatagtatttttaggtgttttcatgctaacaccttttacaaaagttgtttataacacacccaagactcattttctttcataaaaactcagaaaacattaCAAATCATGGCAAAACCTTCAActcttaaccattttgcaaaatagtacccttatttgaaagctcatgcttcaagggtctcaaaagtacaataatatttaagaaaagccattaaaatcacttacttgcaggAGGAatgagttgctgaaatttttaaagCTCAAAACCCCTAACAATGGCTGAAAAATTAGTGGAAGtgaagaaagaatgaaagaaaaagatgatagctaggttTAGGGCATTATTATATCTTACATTATGTCATcaaattacctaatgttgacttttcaacatttttatctcCTATGGCCGACCAGCTAAGATTTAAGGGTCTTTTTgacctttaaagacccccaaattAAGGTTCATAACAATTTAACACCCtcagctatcaatttaagacctttgcactttatgcgatttagtctttttttgaaattaagcaagcaaacgctaaaattatttcaccaaatttttcatgcactaatataaacttattataagtctaaaatattaataaaatattttctctgaCTTTGGAttggtggtcccgaaaccactattctgactaggcccaaaatcgggctgttgcATAATCAGTACTCTCAAACTGTCCTTCAGACCGTCCTCAAAACCGACACGCGTCTCGTACTCTGATGCTACTATACCTCGAGCTTAGTGGCTCAATCATAGAAACTCGACCTCATACTCAACCACTATCATATCCccttgcgtgagattcatgaactcacgcctacgagcatccacatagctcgaTCCCACATACTTACTGTGGAAAGCGGTCTTAAAGAAGTCCCAGGTCAAATGATCAGGCTAAGTACCCTCCTCAACCGTCAGTCACCCCTGATGTGCCTCTTCGCGAAGCAAGGAGATTGCACCCTTAAATTTCTGCTCGGGAGTGCAGTCTAAGTTATTCATAATCCTCTTTATGGCCTCCAACTAGTACTCGGCTACACTAGGGCCCTAAACAAATCAGCCCCATTAGACCGGAGTCGTTCAGTTACTAACCCATGACCCCCAGCTCCAGAATAGAGTCCAACTACCCTTTCCAAAATACTTAGCATGGCTtaggacagtgcgtcgtccctagCAGAGCGACTCTGAGACCCAGTTTTAATAGCAGACGAAACCGACGTCTTACTAGTATCCAGATGTGGCATACTACCAAATAAGGAAGACTCAGCTTGAGCCCCTCTTTGGCCCTTTCTACGACCATGAGTACCACGTCCACAAGTTCCACATGCGCTAattgtctaattcaagttttatctacattagaaattttatgcatcagtttcagtTATCTATTAGCAGGTATTTTATGCATGATTTATCAGAAGTTCAGAGATGTTCTTAGAAGTTTTAGTCTCTAGCTATTTCAATACAGTCTCAGAAGATACTATTTACAGTATATTCAGAATAAGCTATCTCAGTTTCAGAAGTACTTATATGATCGGCACCGGAGACTCGATGAACCACATACtctttcaaattattcaaaaaaatttgaaaaccaactcttttaaaaaaatattttggaacCCAATATCCatagtcgagttttgtaacctagctctgatacaactaaatgtaacaacctaaacccagcctagatgttatggctgaattcGGAGATGTCACAAAGAATAGGTTTAAATTACgtaaaatcatttcagtttttAATCTCATGTTCTTTATACCATTTTTGAAAGcgttgtttaatttttttatttgtcaaaacTCGTTTTACAGCGGAAGCTTTACAAATCGATATGTTTTTGAAATTCGTATTGTATTTTTAGGAAAACCTTTGTTTAAGTAGAAACCatcaattttaaaaacaatttatcaCAACATGCATAtcgttaataaaattaaatccacCGTTATAAACCATAGAGTCCaaagagtcccaaaaattacaaactcttagaaaataacccaaaataataaataaaccaaaaattaacAAGTCAAAACAGTTTTACTGAAGAGTGGTCACCACTGATTCCCTGTTGTACCGACCCACATAAGACTGTGGATTAGCTGACAGATCAGACAAATAGAGGTgattttacgtaaactcagtgtgtaacccaatagaaTTAAGCATACAATCATATATCCCCAAATACAACTCAAAAATAGATATAGATATGGACTTATGTCCCTTTTC
This window encodes:
- the LOC121214799 gene encoding uncharacterized protein, with amino-acid sequence MPRIPSRRRIRAKIAEDVKHVDCQNRDRERGKNKKDSGPSSSVQRLKKKGRFDGECLRQSNQMQASALGSTQPQRVVQQPPRGHGVAKEVQGTVFLADLMELLFGEFDLILGMDWLVRHWASLAYVTKRVFLRTEDDKEVVVIDEHRDYLSNVEFGIELLPSMAPVSIASYRMAPNELTELKAQLQEFLDQDFIRPSVSPWGVPILFIKKKGRSLRMCIDYRQLNKLTVRNKYMLPRIDDLFDQFRGASVIISILWKGFFFNSAPLSKLLRKGVPFVWIDTQEEIFEKLKLVLTQAPILIQPKFEYHPSKANVVANALSHRAMSDLRVMFVCLSLFDNGSLLAELQVNLTWIEQIRDRQLRDETLGLRFRQIGSGTIADFGLNSDDLKRHEIEYSVRDFVFIKVSPWKKVLRFGQKSKLSYRFIGLYWVLKRVGLVAYQLELPPELDRFQDVFHISTLRWYHSDPSHVVSVEEIEEKALNVNFNPFVLVVLNEVFRRWFW